aaaaaagtaatcaCCAAAATAATGCATAATACTACATAAATcgaatataaaaaaagtaatcCAAAGTTGCGTAAAACTACgtaaactaaatataaaaaaaaggccACTGAAAAAATGagtaataatacaaaaaattaatatgaaaaaatagttatacaaaaatataattaatataacgCCAAATTAATCATTGACCAGACGAACAACATTCAAAAAAagcatattattattattattgtaatgCGAGTCTGAATTTATCAAGCCAATACAtatcaaatacaaaatatttaacaaagaaaataaaacaacataacGTACAACCATATATATGAGAATAGGTGTTTTATTGATAGAGCATACACTTAAGGGTAAAATTAAAGCGATAATTCTGAAAAGatcattttcttctattaaCAGTTTCGGGTGCAGAAGCAACGTTGGCGTAAGCCACGACAGTTGCCACCCGTAAACCCTTCGGTATGGCAAACGGAACCGCAATTGGTATCGCTAAGACATTTCCCCTTGAAATGGTGGCTCTTCGACTCACAAgtccttgcttctacacttgttgTTGGTCCTGTATaataaaagtttgaaatattatttttatattattatgtcatttttatttttaagataagATAGACTTCAAGTTACACATATGGTTTttgatatggaaaaaaaaattcaaattgaattttgagaaaaactCCATTTATAtcattccttaaatatttagctCATTCCTATTATTTTCGTTTGAGAAAGAGTTCATA
This genomic stretch from Solanum stenotomum isolate F172 chromosome 10, ASM1918654v1, whole genome shotgun sequence harbors:
- the LOC125842211 gene encoding defensin-like protein; amino-acid sequence: MGNSLRLFATFFLVAMLLLATGPTTSVEARTCESKSHHFKGKCLSDTNCGSVCHTEGFTGGNCRGLRQRCFCTRNC